A window from Telopea speciosissima isolate NSW1024214 ecotype Mountain lineage chromosome 8, Tspe_v1, whole genome shotgun sequence encodes these proteins:
- the LOC122670785 gene encoding pentatricopeptide repeat-containing protein At1g08070, chloroplastic-like, with amino-acid sequence MIDRNVVSWTALITGYVKQKKYNEGLALFHQMQIAGVEINELTLVSVLSACAHLGAFEMGKWVHGYIDRNQLFLNSTLATALTDMYVKCGYINEASQVFEKLPERSVCTWNSIIGGLATHGRGEEALERFKDMVASGTRPDHITFIGVLSACNHSRLVDKAREYFNLMRREYGLEPNIKHYGCLVDLLGKSGHLDEAYNVIKEMPIEPNGVLWGALLNACRANANVELAEIAMEQLVELEPFNDGNFVLMSNIYAAKLQWNNVAKLRRFMTERGILKTPGCSSIQIGNKVHQFMAGDCRHPHSKEIYSMLDDVAERLKAVGFAPRTSEVLLDANEEEKRRALCQHSEKLAIAFGLIRTSPGTPIRVVKNLRACSDCHVATKLISKIYDREIIVRDRNRFHHFKDGACSCNDCW; translated from the coding sequence atgatCGACAGGAATGTGGTTTCATGGACTGCATTGATCACGGGTTATGTGAAACAGAAGAAGTACAACGAGGGACTCGCTCTATTCCATCAGATGCAAATAGCAGGAGTTGAGATCAATGAGCTTACTCTTGTCAGCGTACTCTCTGCTTGTGCCCACCTTGGAGCTTTTGAGATGGGGAAATGGGTTCATGGATATATAGACCGGAACCAACTTTTCTTGAATTCTACTCTTGCTACTGCCCTCACAGACATGTACGTGAAATGTGGATACATCAACGAAGCTTCCCAAGTTTTTGAAAAGCTACCTGAGCGGAGTGTCTGCACATGGAATTCAATTATAGGGGGCCTTGCTACGCATGGTCGTGGAGAAGAAGCACTTGAGAGATTCAAGGATATGGTAGCGAGTGGAACAAGGCCAGACCATATAACGTTCATCGGAGTTCTATCTGCCTGCAATCATTCTCGACTGGTAGACAAGGCTAGGGAGTACTTCAACTTAATGAGAAGGGAATATGGGCTTGAACCCAACATAAAACATTACGGGTGCTTGGTAGACCTCTTGGGAAAGTCGGGACACTTGGATGAGGCTTACAACGTCATCAAAGAGATGCCCATTGAACCTAATGGAGTTCTGTGGGGAGCACTGCTGAATGCCTGCAGAGCCAACGCAAATGTTGAACTAGCTGAGATTGCAATGGAGCAGCTTGTTGAATTGGAACCCTTCAATGATGGAAACTTTGTCCTCATGTCAAACATCTATGCTGCCAAGCTTCAGTGGAACAATGTTGCCAAGTTAAGGAGATTCATGACAGAGAGAGGGATTTTGAAGACCCCTGGTTGTAGTTCAATTCAGATTGGGAACAAGGTACATCAGTTTATGGCTGGTGATTGCAGGCATCCCCATTCCAAAGAGATATATTCTATGCTAGATGATGTTGCAGAAAGATTGAAGGCAGTGGGCTTTGCCCCTAGAACTAGCGAAGTGTTACTCGATGccaatgaagaagagaagaggagagctTTATGTCAGCATAGTGAGAAGCTAGCTATAGCCTTTGGACTTATCCGCACAAGTCCTGGAACTCCCATAAGGGTAGTGAAGAATCTTCGAGCTTGCAGTGATTGCCATGTAGCAACAAAACTGATTTCGAAGATTTACGACAGGGAGATAATTGTCAGAGATAGGAACCGCTTCCATCATTTTAAGGATGGAGCTTGTTCCTGCAACGATTGCTGGTAA